The nucleotide sequence GTATCCTGAAGTGGTTCGGCGATCTCACCGTTGGTGGTGGCCTCCGCTGGCAGGACGAAACCGGCATCGGCTTCGAAGTGGGCGTCAACGAGCTGGGTGATTACGCCTTGGACATCAACAAGCCGTTCTACGCTCCTTCGACCACCCATATCGATGTGTTCGCCCGGATGTCCTACAAGTTGAAGAACGAACGTTCCTTCGACTTCCAGTTGAACGTCAAGGATCTCACGAACCACGACGGCCTGATTCCGTTCGTGGCCAACCCGGACGGTAGCCTCCTCTACCGCATCCAGGAAGGTCGTTTGATCTCCGCGTCCGCTACGCTGAACTTCTAAACCAATAGGTTTCGAACTTAGTCTCTAGTTACAAAGCCGGCTTCCTCATCGGGAGCCGGCTTTTTTCTAACCTTCTCCCGTTCCCGATGTCCGTTTCCGCCCGCACGTTTCTTCTCGTCGCCCTCGCGACTCTCTCACTTTCCAGCCTCCGCGCCGCTGACCGTTCCGCCCTCGTGGGCACGTGGGCTTTCGATGCCGCGCGCAGCACCGACCTGAGCCCGTGGCGCTCCAGCCAGCTCACCATTTCCCGCATCGGAGACCAACTCACCATCGCCCGCGACCTGACTACGGGTCGCCGCAATCACCACGAATCCATGACCCTCGATCTCACGGCGGAATCCACCACCGTGGCCGTGCCGTGGTGGGCCGACAACCGTCACCTCGGTGCCTACACCGAACCCGATTCAACCAAAACCGTGCGCGCCAAATTCGTCGATGGCGACCGCGTCCTGCGACTCGAGACCGAGCTTACCCTGGAAACCCAGCAAGGCCCCCGGGATGTCAACATCCTCAGTCAGTATGAGGTGTCGCCCGACGGTCGCGTGCTGACCGTCTTCGACCTCCGCAGCACCCGTCCCCGGCCCGTCGTTCATGTTTTCCAACGCGTCACCGAATAATCCGCCTTGTCTCATGTCCTTCCGACGCCTCCGACTCCTGCCTCTCTTCGTTCTCGCCGCGTGCACCGCTCTCCGCGGTGCGCCGCCGACCATCGCGGTCGCCGATCACGCTCCGGCCTCCGCCACGTTGATTCCGGTATCCGATAATTGGCGACTGGACGGCGACCTGCCCGCCCACGCCACCTTACTCTCGCTGCAGGGTCTCGCCAACCGCTCCACGCCCCGGATCTATCTCGAATACCCGGCCGACTGGCAGTGGGAGATTGCCGGTCCCTTGATCGGCTACCTGGAACGCCGCCACGGTGTCGCCTGGGATCGTTTGGAGCCCGGTGACCTCGACGCCGCCTTGAGCCGTTTCAGCACCGCCGCCCGGGGCTGTGTGGTGTGGGACCAGGCGGTGCGTTCCTCCCTCATCGTCGCCTTCACCATCGCCGGCGTGGAAGACCTGCTCGTGGTCAACTCCGACCAACTCGATCTCGCCGCCCGTCATGGTCTGGAAGTCGTGGTCGATCTGCGCGACCAGTTCACAGGTCAAGATGACGCCGAAATCTACCAATGGGCCTACGATCGCTACTACGAACGCTGCTCCCGTGATTTCTACGTCGTGCTCGGCGGCGAATACGGCGCCGTGATGAAACCCGGCATCGCCGATTTCGGTGTGCAGCAACGCGCCTTCTTTTCCGACCTGTCCGCCAATCCCAAGCACCCGGCACAACTCGCGTTGCTCAACCGCGTGCTCGCCGGCCAAAACCCGGCCAGTATTGTGCTCGGCTGGCACTCCTACGGCAAGGACACCGAGGGCCAGCATACCACGCTCGTCGGCAACTACGGACTCAAAATGGAGGGCCTGCACAACCTGCCGAACGTTTCGTTCACGTCGCAAATTCCGCTCACGCCCGATTTCGAGTTCACCAACAATCACACCGTCGAGCCCGATGCCACGCTCGTCGCCGAAGACAAGGTCTACGTCGCTGCCATCGCCACCGATTCCATGGGCATCGGTGCCTGGACCAAACCCGGCCGCGGACGCATCCCCTACGGTTGGCAGGTGCTCATGAATTGGTCCTGGATGAGCCCGCCTGCGCTCCAGTTTTTCTACGAAGACAAGACGCCCAACGACTACTTCATCGCCGGCCTCAGTGGCCCCGGCTACATGTATCCCAAGTCCATTCCGGCCGACAAATTCCCCGCGCTCATGTCCGACGCCCGCGGACTCATGAAGACGCTCGATTTGCGCATCATGGAGATCATGGACTACTCCGAAGGCAACCGCCACGTCGGCAACACGGACCTGCCCAAGGAGCTCGTCGATCGCTACTATCACGAGTTTCCCGACGTGCTCGGGTTCATCAATGGCTATGGCACGGCACGCACCTTTGATCTGCGCGATGGGCGTCCGTTTCTCAGCTACGACTACTACCTCGGCGTCAATCGCCCGACCGAAGAAGCCGCCGCTGATCTCGAAGAACTCCTGCGGCTGAATCCGCAGCGTCCCTACTTCCTGCTCATGCACGTGCGCGAGCGCACCACCATCGAACAGGTCGCGACCATCTTGGAAAACCTGTCCGATGAGGTCGAAGTCGTGCCGCTCGACGCGTTCCTGAAACTCTCCGCCAGCAAGAAAACCTACCGCACCCATTTCCAGGAGCCGACCGATCCCATCGATCTTAACCCGTAGAGCGCGCTGCCACGCGCAAAGTCACAAGTGACAAGTAGTAAGTAAGAAGAATCTACCGTCGGGGCGTCGATCGACGACAACCCCGAGCCCTCCCCCCCTTATCTTTCTCGTTATTCTTTCTTCTTTCTCCTTCTCCCCGCCAACCGGAATACGGCCGCCAACCGCGCCACGAGGATAACGCGAAAGACGAAAGATAAAGAGGAAGAATAACGAAGCCCCCTTTTCCCTGATGCCTACCACCCGCCGATCCTTCCTGCGTTCCTCCGCCTTAGTTGCGTCTTTGCCGCTGTTGGGCACTTCCCGGGCCTCTGCGCAACTCCCTCCCGCCGATTCCGTCGTCAAGCCCAACCCGCAGGGTGGCCTGCTCTTCGACCGAGCTGATGTGCCCCACATTCGCGCCAACCTCGATCTGCCGCGCTTTGCCGATTTACGCCGGGAGCTCACGGAGGTCGATCTCGCCGACGACCGCCATTTTCTGGAACACGAGTTGCGTCTCACCAATCGCGTCATCGATCAGGCGCGGGCGCGCAAGATTCTCGAGCGTTCCGCTTTCGTTTACGCGATCTACGCCCAACAACCGCACTTGGATATCGCCCGCCTGGCCCTGCGCCGGTTGATGGACTACCCCACGTGGGACTATTTCATCGAGGGCGGCACCGACATCATCGGTTTCCAACGCGCCCCCGAAGCCACCATCGCCACCTGCTGCGCGCTCGATTGGCTGGGCGATGAACTCACCACCGAGGAGATTGCCGAAGCTGAGGACAACATCGCCACCAAGGGCGCCCCCGCCTGCTACCTTTCACTCTACGGTTTGAAGTATCCCGACCGCGTGCGCGGCTGGGGCTTTGACCGCGCACGGGACGACATCGCCATCGACATCGATTTCAGCCGCTGGCCCCTCATCCTCAACGCCACCAACCTGAAAATCATTCCCACTTGCGCGCTGGGTATGGCGGCCACTTGGCTGCACGGCCGCCATCCGGAAGCCAACAAATGGCTGGAGATGTCCCGCCAGAGCGCGAAGGCGTTTTCGGTCATGTATGGGAACGATGGATCCTACGACGAAGGCATCGGCTACTGGGGCTACACCACGCTGCATCTTGCCCTGCTCGCCGAAGTCCTGCACCGCCGCCTCGGCATCGACGATCGCGCGCTCATCAACTATCCCGGCACGTCTCGCTACGCCGCCGTCATGACGATGCCCACGCTGGGCGCGCCGGTGTCGAATCCCCATGAGACCAAGGCCTACACGGCCACCCCGAAGGGCACGATCGTGCCCGAAAACGACACGGTCAATTTTGGCGACTCCGGCGTCCACGGGGTCGATGCCACCGTGACACCCTGGATCGGCCGCGTGGCCGACGACCCCATTTCCAGTCACATTTCTCAACACCTCGGCGGCATGCGGCATTATCATGGAGCGATCTGGTATGATCGCGACGCCCCCACCGCCCCGCTCCCCGACGAGTGGTTCGATGTGCGCCTGAACAACGACTGGGTCATTTCCCGCACCGGCTGGACTGCGGCCGACACGGTGGTGGCCCTGCGTTCCGGCGGTCCTGCCAACCACGAACACGCGGATCGCAACAGCGTTATTTTCAAGGCCCACGGCGAACGGCTGTTTCACGATCCGTTCAAAGCGTCCTACATTCCCACGCACCCCCAATGGGTGCTGCGTCTCACCGAGGCCCACACGGCCGTGCTCATTGATGGACAGGGACACCAGTATCACGACGGCAGCGAAGGCACGAATTCCTCGTGGGCTTCCGCCAAGGTTCGCGCCTATGCCACGGGCCCCGGATGGATGACGGTCACCAGCGAGGCCGCACCGGCGTATCAACTCGTCAACGACACCGTGCAACGCGTCGAGCGCTCTGCCGTGCTGCTCAAACCCGATGTTTTGATTCTCCTCGATCGCGTCACCCTCGACGACGCCCACCCCGCTCCCGTGCAGGTTCGTTTCCAGGTCTACAACGAAGACGGACGCGGAGAGGCACAGGCGACCGCGACCGGATTCACCATCGTGCGCCCTCATGCCGCCCTCACGGCCTCCGTGCACGGTTTGCCGTCACTCTCCACCCGCGTGGACCGGCACGATTTGCCCGCCACTTCCGGCGTGTTTCCGTTTGCCGAAGTCGAGTCTGCGGCCGCCGCCCGGCACACGATTCTCACCGTGAGCGCCGCTCGCGCCACCCGCGGCCCTGCGCCCCTGACCGAAGTCACCGCCACGGCCACCGGGTGGACCGTCTCCGTGACTCAAGCCAGCACCACTCAACGCGTAGCCATCGACGCCACGCCCGATCTCCCTTCCATCATCGTCAGCTAAATTCGCGTGGATCTTCCCGACTTCAACACCGTCAACGCCTTCGATTACGCGCTCATCGCGCTCTACTTTGGCATCATTATTTTCGTCGGCTTCTACGCCGCGAAACGCAACAAGAACACCGACGACTACTTTGAGGGCGGCGGTCAGATTCCGTGGTTCCTGGCCGGCCTCTCCAACTGGGTCTCCGGCTTCTCCGCCTTCATGTTCGTGGCCGCCGCCGGTTTCACCTATAAATGGGGCATCGGCGCCGCGCTGATCTTTACTTCGGCCACGTGGGCCTACCTCGTCGGATTTCTCTATTTCGCCAAGATGTGGCGGCGTTGCCGTCTGTCGTCACCTTTGCAGTTTCTGACCCGTCGCTTCTCGCCCGGCACGACCTACTTCTACTCCCTCACGGCCGTCATCCCCGCCATCGTCGGCATCGGCCAGGGACTCTACATCCTGTGTATTTTTGTATCCACGGCGTTGGGACTGAACGATGTGAGCTTCACCGTCGGTCCGCTGACGCTGAGCGGCTTTCAAGCCCTCACCATTGTCACGGGCATTGTCATGGTGCTCTATACCGCCGTGGGCGGATTGTGGGCCGCCGTGCTCTCCGACGCCGTGCAGGGCATCATCATCGGCGTGATGACGCTGATCATTCTCCCGGTTTCGTATCTGCATCTCGGGGAAGGCGCTGGCATCATCGCCGGCGTGAAGCGGTTGCTCGCGGAAGTTCCCGAGGGCTACTTCTCGCTCCAGGGACCGGCGGCCAACCCGTGGTTCCTCATCGGCTACACCATCAACATGATGCTCGGCTACAATGTGGCGTGGCACTTGGTGCAGCGCTACAATAGCGTGCCCGACGAACGAGGTGCGCGGAAGATGGCGCTGCTCTGCTGCGGCCTGAGTTTGGTGGGCCCGCTGATGTGGATTCTGCCCGTCATGGCCGCCCGGGTGCTGTTCCCCGACATGGGCGCGATCTGGCCGCAGTTTGCCAATCCCGCCGAAGCGTCCTTCGTCAGCTTGGCGCTGCTGTTGTTGCCCCACGGCATGATTGGGTTCGTCGTTTCAGCGATCTTGTCCGCGACGCTGGGTCAGGCCAATGATGCGTTCAACTGGCTCGCTGCCACCATCACCCGCGATATCGTGGTGCCGTTGCGTCGTCGCTTCACCGGCAAAACGTTGGGCGAAAAAGCGCAGCTGCGCGTGGCCTGGCTGACCATGACGATCGTGGGGGTGCTGGGTGTCGTGGTCGCGTTCGTGATTCCGCGGTTCGGCGGCGCGTTTGAGTTTGCCCTCATCTATTTCTCACTCACGGCGTCATTCCAAATGCCCGTGGCGTTGGGCATGATATTCCGCCGCACCCCGTGGTGGTCCGCCATCGCCTCATCGTCCGCCGCCCTGGTGGTGGCCATCGTCCTCATGGTGATGGGCGTGTTTCCCGAGCACGATTTCGCACGTAACATGATCGTGGAGGCGGTGGTCGCTTCCGTCGTGTTCGCGGCCTCCGCCCGTTGGTTCCGCGCCGACGATCCCAAGCACGCCGGCCTGATCGAGCTCGAGCGCGATTTACAGACTCCGGTCATCGCCGATGAAAACACCTACGGCGGCGGAGCCATGCAGGTCTACGGCCTCATCGGCACGGTGTGCTTGATTCTCGGGGTGGTGCTCGCGCTGAGCACATTCCTCCCGTCAACGCCGGTCGCGCCGGCCCGCATCAACTTAATCGCCGGGGTGATTCTTCTGATCCTCGGGTTTGGTCTGCGGCGTCTGGCGCGCCGCGCCACTGCCGCCACTACTTGATTTCCGCCCCCCGGCATTGTCACAGATTCATGTCCGTTCGTTTTCGATGTCCCGTTTCATCCTACCATCAATTCGATGGTCCGCATGACTCCGCGTGGCATCGGCCCACGTTGGAGTTCTCCGCGGCGCACACCGCCGTCGTGGTCATGCACGCCTGGACGCCTCCCGCCCCGGGAACCTTGCCGGGTTGGGTGCACGCCGTGCCTTACCTCACCACCACCCGTCACATTTTGCGCGACGTGTTTCCGCCGCTGTTGACCACCGTGCGCGCGGCCGGCCTGGCGGTGTATCATGTGTCCGGATGCACCCCGCCCCCGGCAAAAGAGCCCGCCGTTCCCGATGAAACCTGGAACGCCTTGACCGCCTACCGCGCCCGCGAGGTCTTTCCCGGCGCGGCCAACCAAGCCGATGTTGCCATCGGTCTGGCGAACCGTTCCCTCGCGCCGGAAGCCGCCCCACGCGAGGGCGAACCCGTTGTGGAGGACGCCGATGCTCTGCACGCCGCGTGCCGCGAACGCGGCATCAATCATCTCATCTACATCGGCTTCGCGATCAATTGGTGCCTGTTGATGTCGCCCGCCGGCATGGTCGACATGCGTCGTCGGGGTTACCTCTGCTCCACCATTGCCGAGGCCACCACCGCCGTGGAAAGCCGCGAAAGTGCCGCGCACAACGACGAATACCGTCAGGCCCTGTGGCGCGTGGCGGTGGAATTTGGTTTCGTGTTCAAATTGAAAAATTTCACTGCGGCGCTCACGTCGCTCTCCTCCTCTCCCACTTTAACCCCACCTTCATCGTGAAGACTTCCCCCATTTACCGTCGTCCCCCGCCCGGACTGGGCTCCGCCGCCGTCGGCGCCGAAGAAGAAACTTTGGTTCTGGATGCGCTGCGTCGCGGCGAACTCTTTCGCTACTACGGCAACGATCCGGAACGACCACCACCGTTTGCCGCGCAATTGGAGAACGAGGCCAAAGCGTGGATCGGCACCGACTACGCCCTCGCCGTCTCCAGTGGCACCGCCGCGCTGGAAACCGCCTTGGCCGCCATCAGCATCGGACCGGGCGACGAGGTCATCGTGCCGGCATGGAGTTGGTTGTCCTGCGTCACCGCCGTGGTGCGTCTGGGCGCGCTGCCCGTGCTCGCCGAGATCGACGACAGCCTGTGCCTCAATCCCGCCGAAATCGATCGGCTTACCACGTCGCGCACCCGCGCCGTGTTGGTGGTGCATTTTCAGGGCGTCGCCGCCGACATGGACCCGATCATCAAGGCCGCCCATCGTCGGGGTTTGTTTGTGGTGGAGGACTGCGCCGAAGCGCC is from Synoicihabitans lomoniglobus and encodes:
- a CDS encoding sodium:solute symporter family transporter; the protein is MDLPDFNTVNAFDYALIALYFGIIIFVGFYAAKRNKNTDDYFEGGGQIPWFLAGLSNWVSGFSAFMFVAAAGFTYKWGIGAALIFTSATWAYLVGFLYFAKMWRRCRLSSPLQFLTRRFSPGTTYFYSLTAVIPAIVGIGQGLYILCIFVSTALGLNDVSFTVGPLTLSGFQALTIVTGIVMVLYTAVGGLWAAVLSDAVQGIIIGVMTLIILPVSYLHLGEGAGIIAGVKRLLAEVPEGYFSLQGPAANPWFLIGYTINMMLGYNVAWHLVQRYNSVPDERGARKMALLCCGLSLVGPLMWILPVMAARVLFPDMGAIWPQFANPAEASFVSLALLLLPHGMIGFVVSAILSATLGQANDAFNWLAATITRDIVVPLRRRFTGKTLGEKAQLRVAWLTMTIVGVLGVVVAFVIPRFGGAFEFALIYFSLTASFQMPVALGMIFRRTPWWSAIASSSAALVVAIVLMVMGVFPEHDFARNMIVEAVVASVVFAASARWFRADDPKHAGLIELERDLQTPVIADENTYGGGAMQVYGLIGTVCLILGVVLALSTFLPSTPVAPARINLIAGVILLILGFGLRRLARRATAATT
- a CDS encoding heparinase II/III domain-containing protein — translated: MPTTRRSFLRSSALVASLPLLGTSRASAQLPPADSVVKPNPQGGLLFDRADVPHIRANLDLPRFADLRRELTEVDLADDRHFLEHELRLTNRVIDQARARKILERSAFVYAIYAQQPHLDIARLALRRLMDYPTWDYFIEGGTDIIGFQRAPEATIATCCALDWLGDELTTEEIAEAEDNIATKGAPACYLSLYGLKYPDRVRGWGFDRARDDIAIDIDFSRWPLILNATNLKIIPTCALGMAATWLHGRHPEANKWLEMSRQSAKAFSVMYGNDGSYDEGIGYWGYTTLHLALLAEVLHRRLGIDDRALINYPGTSRYAAVMTMPTLGAPVSNPHETKAYTATPKGTIVPENDTVNFGDSGVHGVDATVTPWIGRVADDPISSHISQHLGGMRHYHGAIWYDRDAPTAPLPDEWFDVRLNNDWVISRTGWTAADTVVALRSGGPANHEHADRNSVIFKAHGERLFHDPFKASYIPTHPQWVLRLTEAHTAVLIDGQGHQYHDGSEGTNSSWASAKVRAYATGPGWMTVTSEAAPAYQLVNDTVQRVERSAVLLKPDVLILLDRVTLDDAHPAPVQVRFQVYNEDGRGEAQATATGFTIVRPHAALTASVHGLPSLSTRVDRHDLPATSGVFPFAEVESAAAARHTILTVSAARATRGPAPLTEVTATATGWTVSVTQASTTQRVAIDATPDLPSIIVS
- a CDS encoding isochorismatase family protein, translating into MSVRFRCPVSSYHQFDGPHDSAWHRPTLEFSAAHTAVVVMHAWTPPAPGTLPGWVHAVPYLTTTRHILRDVFPPLLTTVRAAGLAVYHVSGCTPPPAKEPAVPDETWNALTAYRAREVFPGAANQADVAIGLANRSLAPEAAPREGEPVVEDADALHAACRERGINHLIYIGFAINWCLLMSPAGMVDMRRRGYLCSTIAEATTAVESRESAAHNDEYRQALWRVAVEFGFVFKLKNFTAALTSLSSSPTLTPPSS
- a CDS encoding GxGYxYP domain-containing protein, which produces MSFRRLRLLPLFVLAACTALRGAPPTIAVADHAPASATLIPVSDNWRLDGDLPAHATLLSLQGLANRSTPRIYLEYPADWQWEIAGPLIGYLERRHGVAWDRLEPGDLDAALSRFSTAARGCVVWDQAVRSSLIVAFTIAGVEDLLVVNSDQLDLAARHGLEVVVDLRDQFTGQDDAEIYQWAYDRYYERCSRDFYVVLGGEYGAVMKPGIADFGVQQRAFFSDLSANPKHPAQLALLNRVLAGQNPASIVLGWHSYGKDTEGQHTTLVGNYGLKMEGLHNLPNVSFTSQIPLTPDFEFTNNHTVEPDATLVAEDKVYVAAIATDSMGIGAWTKPGRGRIPYGWQVLMNWSWMSPPALQFFYEDKTPNDYFIAGLSGPGYMYPKSIPADKFPALMSDARGLMKTLDLRIMEIMDYSEGNRHVGNTDLPKELVDRYYHEFPDVLGFINGYGTARTFDLRDGRPFLSYDYYLGVNRPTEEAAADLEELLRLNPQRPYFLLMHVRERTTIEQVATILENLSDEVEVVPLDAFLKLSASKKTYRTHFQEPTDPIDLNP